A stretch of Phragmites australis chromosome 12, lpPhrAust1.1, whole genome shotgun sequence DNA encodes these proteins:
- the LOC133886229 gene encoding pentatricopeptide repeat-containing protein At4g11690-like — MILGFCHKGLVRVGAGLLRFMGRFRVVPDVCSYNILIKGHFVFVWSADAFKLFDEMRVSGCKPTVVTYNILVDALCCEWRMADARTLFDEMVQVGIKANTITFNVLIDGYAKAGQMDEANAACREMKSRGLQPDCCTFNILSAGAYKFGSAVQLAHDQQPLHEMFGSQMSADGLDMLVCRLCWDGRFDDAWELLRGAIEQGVAMSVAGFNALIAAYSKEGFNKAAFELYRVMNNLGLSPSLPTFNYLIMGLCNEGWLDEAQLLLEHIINKGYCVSTSFTIYLDASFREWNAVDTLKCWDDMEKTGLQYVELNWDVSARAVEKLRELQECFSVQTNVITVEALSPSVQEMPRPST; from the coding sequence ATGATCCTTGGGTTCTGCCACAAGGGGCTCGTACGAGTCGGGGCTGGGCTGCTAAGGTTCATGGGTAGGTTCCGTGTGGTCCCGGACGTGTGCAGCTATAACATCCTGATCAAGGGGCACTTTGTGTTTGTGTGGTCAGCGGACGCGTTCAAGCTGTTTGATGAAATGCGCGTATCAGGGTGCAAGCCAACGGTTGTGACGTATAACATATTGGTGGATGCACTGTGCTGTGAGTGGAGGATGGCGGACGCTAGGACGCTGTTCGATGAGATGGTACAGGTGGGGATCAAAGCGAATACAATCACATTCAATGTTTTGATTGATGGATATGCAAAGGCCGGACAGATGGATGAGGCTAACGCGGCCTGTAGGGAGATGAAATCGAGGGGCTTACAGCCGGATTGCTGCACCTTCAACATTCTTTCTGCTGGAGCATACAAGTTTGGAAGCGCTGTCCAGTTAGCCCATGATCAGCAGCCGTTGCATGAAATGTTTGGTTCACAGATGTCAGCTGATGGGTTGGATATGCTGGTCTGTAGGCTTTGTTGGGATGGGAGATTTGATGATGCCTGGGAGCTCCTGCGTGGTGCTATTGAGCAGGGTGTTGCAATGAGTGTTGCCGGATTTAATGCGTTGATCGCCGCATATAGCAAGGAGGGATTCAACAAAGCAGCTTTTGAACTATATAGAGTTATGAACAATTTAGGATTGTCACCGTCGTTGCCTACTTTCAATTACTTGATAATGGGTCTGTGCAATGAAGGCTGGCTTGATGAGGCACAGCTGCTATTAGAACATATAATTAATAAGGGATATTGTGTGAGTACATCATTTACCATCTACCTAGATGCATCCTTCAGAGAGTGGAATGCAGTCGACACTTTGAAATGCTGGGATGATATGGAGAAAACTGGTCTGCAATATGTTGAGTTGAACTGGGATGTTAGTGCCAGAGCAGTTGAGAAGCTTCGTGAGCTCCAAGAATGTTTCAGTGTGCAAACCAATGTTATTACAGTTGAGGCATTGTCACCATCCGTCCAAGAGATGCCACGTCCATCCACATAA